A stretch of the Stegostoma tigrinum isolate sSteTig4 chromosome 34, sSteTig4.hap1, whole genome shotgun sequence genome encodes the following:
- the LOC125467717 gene encoding major histocompatibility complex class I-related gene protein-like: MSNAMDHEMSWQWQIHLLMKVLETKIMDVSKKELDVFLRAKRRKQEQNFHVLTFYYLLNLGQAELPEYSLLAMLDDYHIIYFDSTLELCVPRQHWLAQSFPKDHWVMMTITMAGLHGLVKGNIEIFYQQHHGGSGLFFVQGMCGCELHTDNSTDGFIKLGYDGQDAFAFNKDRMSWIAFNPEFQALADRLNFHTFLNKYFKTLLEKDCVKQLLTYLKCGQAALQRTGMVQDQALDENCASAMFSPEVFIGSRTDGERALSLSCLVMGFYPGDIEVTWLRNGLVVLDVESTDLLPYQDTTYWVMKTFKLSQDDGERYSCHIEHTSLIQELDVPWERTLHGAIKLGTMTGASAISLTLLGIITGVGFWRKRQIGQSNRDQQM, from the exons ATGTCAAATGCCATGGACCATGAGATGTCCTGGCAGTGGCAAATACATCTGCTTATG AAAGTGCTTGAGACCAAGATAATGGATGTTTCtaagaaggagttagatgtatTTCTTAGGGCGAaaaggagaaagcaagaacaga ATTTTCACGTCCTCACATTTTACTACTTACTGAACCTTGGCCAGGCTGAACTGCCTGAGTACAGTTTGTTGGCGATGCTAGATGACTACCACATAATTTATTTCGACAGCACACTGGAGTTGTGCGTACCCAGACAACACTGGTTGGCACAATCCTTCCCAAAGGATCACTGGGTCATGATGACTATCACAATGGCGGGATTACACGGTCTTGTGAAAGGAAACATTGAGATATTTTATCAACAACACCATGGAGGTTCTG GCCTTTTCTTTGTCCAAGGAATGTGTGGCTGTGAATTGCACACTGATAATTCCACTGATGGGTTTATAAAGCTTGGATATGATGGGCAGGACGCATTTGCTTTCAATAAGGATAGAATGAGTTGGATTGCGTTCAATCCAGAGTTCCAAGCGTTAGCGGACCGGTTGAATTTCCACACCTTCCTGAACAAATACTTCAAGACCCTGTTGGAAAAGGACTGCGTGAAACAGCTGCTGACATACCTTAAATGTGGGCAAGCAGCACTACAGAGGACAGGTATGGTTCAGGATCAGGCCTTAGATGAAAACTGTGCCAGTGCCATGT TCAGCCCCGAGGTGTTCATTGGGAGCAGGACTGATGGTGAGCGAGCCCTGAGTCTCTCCTGCCTTGTGATGGGCTTTTATCCTGGGGATATCGAGGTGACATGGCTGAGGAATGGACTGGTGGTCCTTGACGTTGAATCCACTGACCTGCTCCCCTATCAAGATACAACGTACTGGGTGATGAAGACGTTCAAACTCAGTCAAGATGATGGGGAGAGGTACTCCTGTCATATTGAGCATACCAGCCTCATACAGGAGCTCGATGTACCCTGGG AGCGCACATTACATGGAGCCATTAAGTTGGGAACTATGACCGGAGCATCTGCCATCTCCCTCACTCTTCTCGGAATCATCACGGGAGTTGGTTTCTGGAGGAAGAGACAGATTGGTCAGTCTAACAGAGACCAGCAGATGTAG